Genomic DNA from Desulfuromonas versatilis:
CGGCCTTGAGACGGGAAGCCTTCTGCAGCGTCTGCTGCTCGGCGGTCCGCTCATCCAGTGCCGCTTGCTGCTGTCTGCGCAACTGTTCCAGTTGCTGCAGGGAGGCCTGGAGCTTTCCCAGCTGCTGCCGGTATTCGGCCATGAGCTCCCGGTCCCGCCGGACGATGCGCCCCCAGTAGATATAGTCCTCGGCCAGGCGTTGGGGCGATTCGCCGGCCAGCAGCATCCGCATCCCGCCGCCCTCGCCCCGCTTGTAGAGAACCACCAGGCGTTGACGGACGCGCGCTTCGATTCCGGCGATGTCGCGGCGCGCCTGACCCACCAGGGCCTCCTGCTTGCGGGCATCCTGGGCAAGGGAATCGATCTGTCGGTTTAAGGTCGAAACCCGCTGGGTCAGCTTGTCGAGTTCCCGATCAACGGTTTTCAGATCCTCGGCCAGTTTCCCCTTTTCGACCTGCTTTTTCTCCAGCTGACGGGAGGTCTCTTCGATGCGCCGCTGAATATCCTCGAGGGTCTTGCGGCTCTCATCGAGCTTTTCGCCCCAGGAGCCGGACACCGAGAGGAGAATCGCCAAAAGGCTGGCGGCCAGGACTGCGCCCGGCTTCCTTTCATATGGGCGTGGGAAACGAGGCACCGTTAGATCCGGACAAATTTGCGCAGAGACATCAAGCTGCCGAACAGGCCCAGCGCCACCCCTGCCGAGACCAGCATGAACTGAAATGATGTGGGTAGAAAGGAGACGCCACCGATGTTGGTGACCAGCAGCAGGTCGGTCAGCCCTTTTTTCAGAAATATCTGGAACAGGGCGTAGGTTCCCCCCAGGGAAAGCAGCCCCCCCAGGGCCCCCTGGAAAGCCCCCTCGATCAGAAAGGGTGTCTTGATGAACATGGAGGTGGCGCCGACCAGGGCCATGACCTCCAGTTCATCACGCCGGGCGTAGATAGTCAGTTTGATGGTGTTGGACACGATGAACAGAGCGGCAAACAACAGAAAACCACCGAGAATGGCTCCTGCCACCTTTAACATGGAGACAAAGGCCTCGAAGCGCTCGAGCCACTGCTGGCCGTAGTGCAGGTCGCTGAGTGCGGGCTTCTGCCGCAGGCTGGCGACCAGGGCCTCAACCCCCTTCGGGTTGCGAAAATCTTCTTGCAGCGAGATCTCCAGGGAAGCCGGCAGGAAATCGGCTTCCATCCCCTCGAGCAGTTCGGCGTCACTTCCAAGCCGCTCGCGGAACCTGGCGAAGGCCTCCTGGCTGGTGACGAAGGTGACCCGCTCCACCTGGGGCAGGGCTTCGATTTCACCGATCCAGGTCTTGATCTGGTCCTTGGGGGGCAGCACCTCGAAATAGGCGGTGACCTCCACCTCCTGGCTCCATCGCGAGGTAAGCTGCTGAACATTGAGCACGACGATGGCGAAAAAGGCCATGATGGTCAGGGCCACCGCCACCGTCCCCACCGCGACGCTGCAGATGAAAGGGCTCTGGCGCATGTTGCGCAGCGCCCTGAGAAAGAAATAGACGAGTCGTTCGAGCAAGGCAAAACCTCTTCAATCAGTCCGTGAGGCGTAAGGGATAAAACCCGAGGGGCGAAGGCGTCCTTAAACTGGCGCGGCTCACAGCTCCCACCTTTCTGCCTCCTCCTCGCCGGGCACCGTATCATAGGGGGCGCGGTCGTCCACCAGGCGCCCCTGGTCCAGGGTGATGACCCGCCGGGGGATGCGCCGGATCATTTCCCGGTCGTGGGTGGCCAGCAGCACGGTGGAGCCGCGGGCGTTGGCCCCCTTGAACAGCTCCATGATCTCCAGGGCGACTTCGGGGTCGAGGTTGCCGGTCGGCTCGTCGGCAATCAGCACCACCGGGTCGATCACCAGGGCCCTGGCCACCGCGACCCGCTGCTGTTCACCGCCGGAGAGTTCCAGGGGGTGGCGCTGCAGTTTGTGCTCGAGGCCCACCATCTTGAGGGTATGAAACACCTTCTTGCTGACCTCGTAGCGCTTGCGCCCCTGCACCTCGAGCGGAAAGGCGACGTTCTCGAACACCGTGCGCCGGTTGAGCAGCTTGAAGTCCTGGAACACGATCCCCAATCTGCGCCGCAGCCGCGGGATGCGGCCCAGGCCCATGCGGGTGACGTTCTGGCCGTCGATGAGGATCTGTCCCCGGCTCGGTTTTTCCGCGCAGTAGAGCAGCTTGAGAAGGGTCGACTTGCCGGCCCCCGAAGCGCCGGTGATATAGACGAAATCGCCCTTGGGGATTTTCAGGTTGATCTCCTCCAGGGCCGCGGAATCTTTCTGATAGGACTTGCAGACGTTGTGCAGTTGAATCATCGGCGCCTACCACTCCCGATAAGGAATACCATTGAGCCCCACCAGGTCGCTGCTGCTGTGCACGTCGAACACCCCGCCCTCGACGAACTCGCCGTCGGGGCCGGGCTCGGGCGGGATGGTCTCCCAGGTTTCGCTCGACTGGGTGAAAGGGTCAACGGGGATCCCCCGCAGGTAGCGGTTCTCCACCAGTTCGGCCAGGTCGTTGGGGTACTGGGCCTTGTCGGCGAAATAGGCGTCGATCGCCCGGCGGATCTGGTAGAGGTCCTCCAGCAGAACCGCCTCGCGGGCCTTGATGAGACTGCGCTGGTAGCTGGGTACGGCGATGCTGGCCAGAATGCCGATGATGGTCATGACGATCAGCAATTCGATCAGGGTAAAGCCCCTGGCATTGCCGCGCTGCGTTTTTAACAGGCTCATGGTTTACTTACCAGGTGTTGTAAATGGTTCCGTCCAGGGCGGTCTCCTCGCTCTGCGAGTAGACGTCGTAGATGTCCTCGCCGCCATATACGGTGGAATCGGGTTCGTCGGCGTAGGAGCGCAACCCCCACCCCTCGTCGTACTTGTCGAAGGGATCTTTGGGGATGCGCCGCAGGTACTTTTTCTTGAACTGATAGAGTCCACCCCAGTCGGTCCCCTCCACCAGGTCCTCCAACTCTTCGGGGTAGCCGGTTTCGTCGATGGCCGGGGTGTATCTTCGGGGCTGCCCGGCCTCGGGGTAGGCCGCCTTGAGAAAATCCGCATGGTAATCGTCGATGGCCGTGCGGATGGTCCGCAGCGCCCGGCGCAACTCCAGCTCCTTGGTGCGCTTGACGGTCACCTCGGCCATAGGCAGCACCGCCGCCGCCAGGATGGCCAGGATCGCCATGGCGATGATCAGCTCGACCAGGGTCAGGCCCCGTTGCCCGCGCGGGTTGAACGCCTTGTTCATGATACTCCTAACGGATCTCCACGGCCAGCCCCGAGCGGTCGACACTGAGCCGCTGCCCCGCCGGACTGCGGAAATTGATCCGGTCCAGGTTCAGCAGCGCGGTGCCGGCCCCCTTGGCGCGGAAGACCAGCCTGGCCAGGGTGCCGCCGCCGCTGGCCCCCTGCCCGCCGAGGCCCTGCTTGTAGCCGATGATCAGTTGGCCCCGCTCGGGGTTGGCGCTCGAGGTAAAAATGGTGGGCCGCCCGCCCTGGCCGAGGAAGCTGCCCTCTTCGGCCCTGATGAATTCAGCCTTGGCCGCGTCGTAGTTGACGAACAGCGGGGCGCTGTAAAGCCCCTCGACCTCGGCCACCTCGATCGCCAGGGTGAACTCCTGGCCGACCGGGACCTGCTGGGGCCCGCTCATGTACACGCGGGCCTTGCCCCCGGCAGCGGGTACCTCGATGGCCGGAACGACCACCTGGGGCACGGCAGGAGCCGGTACGGCCGCAGCCTGCGGGGGCGCGGCCGGCAAGGGTGCCGGCGCTACGGGGGTGGGCTGCTCCACCACGGCGGCAGTGGGGCCGGCCGCCGGGGGTGCGGGCGACTGGAGAGGCTCGATCGGCCCGGCAGGCAGCAGCGACCCGGGCTGCAGCTCTCCGGCTGAAGGTACCGGCGGGACGCCACCGGGCAGGACACGGGCGCCGGGGGCCGGCTGCAGTTCGAGCGCCGGGGTCATCTCCGGATCGGGGAGCTCGGACGGCTGCTGGCTGGAGGGGGCCAGGGGAATCGGTCCCTGGTCCGTCACCGGTTCGAAGGTGGTAGCAAAAGCGCCGAAATTGGGGCCGGCTTTCAGGTCATCCTCCCCGCCGGACCAGATACTGGCGACGTCGACCCGGGGCAGATCGAGACTGCGCACGATATGTGGCGTGATCGATAGCAGAATTTCCCGTTTCTGCTTGGTATTGTTATGACCGGTGAACAGGTTGCCGATGACCGGCAGTTCCCCCAGGAAGGGGATAGTGGTACGCCCCTTGGACTTGTCGTCACGAATCAGCCCACCGATGATTGTCTGCTCACCATCCTTGAGGGTCAGACCGGTCTGGGCGTTGGTCGTGGTGATGGTCAGGGCCACCGAGCCGTTGGTGGTCGTCTGGCGGTCGGAGACACTGCTGACCTCGAGGGACAGTTTGGTGGCCACCGTGTCGTCAAGCTGAATTGTCGGCTCGACATCGAGCTTGATACCAACGTCAACGTATTGAATATTGTCCGAGGTGGTTTCCCCTGATGTGGTTACGGTAATCACCGGTTCGCGGGTACCGATATGCACCTTGGCCTTGTCCTTGTTCTTGACACGGATTTTGGGGCTGGCCAGAACCTCGGAGTCGGTAAGTGACTTGGCGAAATCGAAAGTGGCGGTCGGCAGCGTGTAAAAGGTATCCAGGTTTCTCACGCTGTGGACCAGATTCTCGGTGCTGGTGCCGGAACTCAGGCTGTTGGCCACGATGGTGGCCGGGTTGCCCTTGCTTACCCCGACTGAGACGTTGTAGTTGCTGAGCTTGGGCCCGAGGGTCAGGGTATCGGTGTGGCTCACCTCCACCACCTCAAGATCGAACACCACCTCGGCATCGGCCCGGTCCGAAGCCTCGAGGATCTGCTGGGCCAGGCGGATCACGTCCGGGTTGTCGCGGATCACCAGGGCGTTGAGTTCCTCGTGGACGTAGATCTTGCGCAGCTGCAGCATGGTGCGCAGCAGGTTCACGGCTTTTTTCGCATCGATATTGGAAAGGTAGAAGGTCTGGATCAGCTGGTCTTCGAACTGCTTGTCCTTTTCCTTGGTACGTGGATAGACGATGATGGTTTTGGGATTGAGCACCTTCTTGCCGAGGTCGTTCATCTTCAGCAGCAACTGCAGGGCCTGGGCGAAGCTGGCCTCCTCCAGGAACACCGAAACCGTCTGCGTGCGGATGTCCTCGTCGAAGATGAAATTGATCCCCGACAGCTTGGTCAGGATACCGAAGATATCCTTCAGTTGGGCGTCCTTGAACTTGAGGGTGATCTTCTTGTCCGAGGCCACGTCCAGCTCCTGGCCGTCGATGACCGTCCGCGGCCCTTCGCTGGCCCTGGCGAGCAGTTCCCGGGCACGGGCGTTGCCCGGAGC
This window encodes:
- a CDS encoding murein hydrolase activator EnvC family protein, encoding MAILLSVSGSWGEKLDESRKTLEDIQRRIEETSRQLEKKQVEKGKLAEDLKTVDRELDKLTQRVSTLNRQIDSLAQDARKQEALVGQARRDIAGIEARVRQRLVVLYKRGEGGGMRMLLAGESPQRLAEDYIYWGRIVRRDRELMAEYRQQLGKLQASLQQLEQLRRQQQAALDERTAEQQTLQKASRLKADLLARVRKDEASLSGQLGELRERAKRLGSLIKKLESDRPREYSEKSGVFGALKGRLPWPVKGPVKVGFGTGRHPELGTMFESNGIEIATAVDQPIAAVAAGRVAFANWFKGYGNLLIVDHGDSFFTLYAHASRLNKKVGDRVAAGETVGASGFEGSRTVYFEIRKGGAPQDPQAWLVKR
- the ftsX gene encoding permease-like cell division protein FtsX: MLERLVYFFLRALRNMRQSPFICSVAVGTVAVALTIMAFFAIVVLNVQQLTSRWSQEVEVTAYFEVLPPKDQIKTWIGEIEALPQVERVTFVTSQEAFARFRERLGSDAELLEGMEADFLPASLEISLQEDFRNPKGVEALVASLRQKPALSDLHYGQQWLERFEAFVSMLKVAGAILGGFLLFAALFIVSNTIKLTIYARRDELEVMALVGATSMFIKTPFLIEGAFQGALGGLLSLGGTYALFQIFLKKGLTDLLLVTNIGGVSFLPTSFQFMLVSAGVALGLFGSLMSLRKFVRI
- the ftsE gene encoding cell division ATP-binding protein FtsE yields the protein MIQLHNVCKSYQKDSAALEEINLKIPKGDFVYITGASGAGKSTLLKLLYCAEKPSRGQILIDGQNVTRMGLGRIPRLRRRLGIVFQDFKLLNRRTVFENVAFPLEVQGRKRYEVSKKVFHTLKMVGLEHKLQRHPLELSGGEQQRVAVARALVIDPVVLIADEPTGNLDPEVALEIMELFKGANARGSTVLLATHDREMIRRIPRRVITLDQGRLVDDRAPYDTVPGEEEAERWEL
- a CDS encoding type IV pilin protein, which codes for MSLLKTQRGNARGFTLIELLIVMTIIGILASIAVPSYQRSLIKAREAVLLEDLYQIRRAIDAYFADKAQYPNDLAELVENRYLRGIPVDPFTQSSETWETIPPEPGPDGEFVEGGVFDVHSSSDLVGLNGIPYREW
- a CDS encoding prepilin-type N-terminal cleavage/methylation domain-containing protein, with product MNKAFNPRGQRGLTLVELIIAMAILAILAAAVLPMAEVTVKRTKELELRRALRTIRTAIDDYHADFLKAAYPEAGQPRRYTPAIDETGYPEELEDLVEGTDWGGLYQFKKKYLRRIPKDPFDKYDEGWGLRSYADEPDSTVYGGEDIYDVYSQSEETALDGTIYNTW
- a CDS encoding secretin N-terminal domain-containing protein gives rise to the protein MNFKRISRFLSMMALVVMLGGCAANHAFINGEQLLQEGKYDEAVAQLMLAVSQNPDNNEYRSRLRMARSQAATEYLKKGRKYLDQDDYRSAAAAFSQAFALDNTLETAGQQLKLAEEQLRAEGLVDEAEEFIKSRRFSQAKNNLDQALILAPGNARARELLARASEGPRTVIDGQELDVASDKKITLKFKDAQLKDIFGILTKLSGINFIFDEDIRTQTVSVFLEEASFAQALQLLLKMNDLGKKVLNPKTIIVYPRTKEKDKQFEDQLIQTFYLSNIDAKKAVNLLRTMLQLRKIYVHEELNALVIRDNPDVIRLAQQILEASDRADAEVVFDLEVVEVSHTDTLTLGPKLSNYNVSVGVSKGNPATIVANSLSSGTSTENLVHSVRNLDTFYTLPTATFDFAKSLTDSEVLASPKIRVKNKDKAKVHIGTREPVITVTTSGETTSDNIQYVDVGIKLDVEPTIQLDDTVATKLSLEVSSVSDRQTTTNGSVALTITTTNAQTGLTLKDGEQTIIGGLIRDDKSKGRTTIPFLGELPVIGNLFTGHNNTKQKREILLSITPHIVRSLDLPRVDVASIWSGGEDDLKAGPNFGAFATTFEPVTDQGPIPLAPSSQQPSELPDPEMTPALELQPAPGARVLPGGVPPVPSAGELQPGSLLPAGPIEPLQSPAPPAAGPTAAVVEQPTPVAPAPLPAAPPQAAAVPAPAVPQVVVPAIEVPAAGGKARVYMSGPQQVPVGQEFTLAIEVAEVEGLYSAPLFVNYDAAKAEFIRAEEGSFLGQGGRPTIFTSSANPERGQLIIGYKQGLGGQGASGGGTLARLVFRAKGAGTALLNLDRINFRSPAGQRLSVDRSGLAVEIR